The following are encoded together in the Danaus plexippus chromosome 15, MEX_DaPlex, whole genome shotgun sequence genome:
- the LOC116766294 gene encoding retinal rod rhodopsin-sensitive cGMP 3',5'-cyclic phosphodiesterase subunit delta produces MPETMMEQLPLHEESEEDRCKAILDGFQINYMTLRDVDTGKILWQHNLDMSSPDVEHEARVPKRILKSRVVSREMNFSSVESISKFRLEQKVLFKGRCLEEWFFEFGFVIANSTNTWQSIIESAPESQMMPANVLNGNVIIETKFFDGDLLITTSRVRLFYV; encoded by the exons ATGCCTGAAACAATGATGGAACAGTTACCTCTTCATGAAGAGTCTGAAGAGGATCGATGCAAAGCTATACTCGATGGCTTTCAAAT TAACTATATGACTCTGAGGGATGTGGACACAg GCAAGATTCTTTGGCAGCATAATCTGGACATGTCCAGTCCGGATGTGGAACATGAGGCTCGTGTTCCAAAGCGCATACTCAAGTCGAGAGTTGTATCAAGAGAGATGAACTTCAGTTCTGTGGAATCAATCAGCAAATTTCGCTTAGAACAG AAAGTTCTCTTCAAAGGCAGATGTTTAGAGGAATGGTTCTTTGAATTTGGCTTTGTCATTGCAAACTCGACAAACACATGGCAGTCTATCATAGAATCGGCCCCCGAGTCACAAATGATGCCCGCCAATGTACTTAA TGGAAATGTGATCATAGAAACGAAATTCTTCGATGGCGATCTTCTCATCACCACATCGCGAGTGAGGCTCTTCTACGTTTGA
- the LOC116766157 gene encoding ubiquitin-protein ligase E3A isoform X1 produces the protein MNSKSETDEASRGSEASSSNNNPAPSNSKEQSEAGLCADTSSNTTDIMKRAAARQLIERYFYQLLDGCGNPNCDNQYCASSGEARNLTPNEAAAEAIKLFYKEARLCDTLPNKVPRTEASTCDTSASAPCSTSNTKDKNNRDKKGDPSCSSSPNDNKTDKPETSHNISREEYKNLSHNNGAPLTEDRIYELCDECLQTKKPQALIRALGEAFTQPAILSRCFQKKVSKCDVSEGKKKLDKELKAMCSSSDPDKDVDCVTGPGLDVGSCQRAFQYLAKVPSEYYSSALVIALKTLAENMEIDLRITKKMSLDDVVTCFVIAFEVPDLRCSDYLEIALPALCHAAEHLPVKAQAKLARTWAQHCKDSLRHILETLQQLITLRVICTNYSRNFQVQDDETVTMATKLMKIVYFANMLAGVMEANTLREEPIVIASQLDPLGDALDHLYPLSSIKNSKQAQQDDPLAIELDVNVLDSRKPYLPFEEFYNEPLSDNIEMDIDLANCKTEIGNGRKFSFLKYPFILTAATKSLGLYYENRIRMYSERRVSLLHAVVGAAPPMPFLRLKVRRSHIIDDALVELEMIAMERALDLKKQLVVEFEGEQGVDEGGVSKEFFQLVVEQIFNPDYGMFTHRQDSHTVWFNPTSFETEAQFTLIGIVLGLAIYNNIILAVNFPMVVYRKLMGKKGSFEDLADWNSTLYNGLKDMLDYTGSDLEEVYYQTFRICYTDVFGNNIFHDLKENGDNIFVTQDNKQEFVDLYSDFLLNKSVESQFRAFRRGFVMVTDESQLGALFRPEEVETLVCGSKNFDFNELEKSTEYDGGYTAESQIIKDFWSIVHGLTLEDKRKLLQFTTGSDRVPVGGLSHLKLVIARNGPDSDRLPTAHTCFNVLLLPEYSTRHKLQDRLMKAISYSKGFGML, from the exons atgaaCTCAAAAAGCGAAACTGACGAAGCTTCAAG GGGGAGCGAAGCATCATCGTCAAATAATAATCCAGCCCCAAGCAACTCAAAGGAACAATCCGAGGCGGGTTTATGCGCCGATACAAGTTCAAACACGACCGACATCATGAAGAGAGCCGCCGCAAGACAACTGATTGAGAGATATTTCTACCAGCTTCTAGACGGCTGCGGTAACCCTAATTGTGACAACCAGTACTGTGCTTCAAGTGGAGAG GCAAGAAACTTGACCCCAAATGAGGCTGCAGCAGAagcaataaaactattttacaaGGAGGCTCGCCTCTGTGACACTTTACCAAATAAAGTACCCAGAACTGAAGCCAGCACATGTGACACTAGTGCTAG cgCACCATGTTCAACGTCAAATACAAAGGACAAAAACAATAGGGATAAGAAAGGTGATCCATCATGTAGTTCTTCACCGAATGACAACAAGACGGACAAGCCTGAAACTAGTCATAATATATCTCGGGAGGAGTATAAAAATCTAAGTCATAATa ACGGGGCTCCGTTAACCGAGGATCGTATATATGAACTGTGTGACGAGTGTCTCCAGACTAAAAAACCTCAAGCGCTCATAAGAGCCCTCGGCGAAGCCTTCACCCAGCCGGCAATTTTATCCAGATGTTTTCAGAAAAAGGTCTCCAAATGTGATGTTAGCGAAGGGAAGAAAAAGTTag ATAAGGAATTGAAGGCGATGTGTTCTTCGAGTGACCCCGACAAGGATGTGGACTGTGTCACCGGCCCGGGGCTGGATGTGGGTTCATGTCAGAGAGCCTTTCAGTATCTTGCCAAA GTGCCATCAGAATATTATAGTTCTGCGTTAGTGATAGCGTTGAAGACGTTGGCTGAGAACATGGAAATAGATTTAcgaataacaaagaaaatgagTTTGGACGACGTGGTCACCTGCTTCGTGATAGCCTTCGAGGTTCCGGATCTCAGATGTAGCGATTATTTGGAGATTGCCCTGCCGGCTCTGTGCCACGCGGCCGAACATTTGCCAGTTAAAG cTCAAGCGAAACTAGCTCGTACCTGGGCCCAGCACTGTAAGGACAGTTTACGTCACATCTTGGAAACCTTGCAGCAGCTGATCACATTGAGGGTGATCTGTACCAACTACTCGAGGAATTTCCAGGTGCAGGACGACGAAACGGTTACCATGGCAACTAAACTGATGAAG aTAGTGTACTTCGCAAATATGTTAGCTGGAGTGATGGAAGCGAATACGTTAAGGGAGGAACCCATAGTGATCGCCAGTCAATTGGACCCGCTAGGAGACGCCTTAGATCATTTGTACCCCCTCTCATCGATCAAGAACTCCAAACAGGCGCAGCAAGATGACCCTCtag CTATTGAATTAGATGTAAACGTACTAGACTCTAGGAAACCATATTTGCCATTCGAAGAGTTTTATAACGAACCCCTTAGTGATAACATAGAAATGGATATAGATCTAGCTAATTGTAAAACTGAAATAGGTAATG GTAGAAAGTTCTCGTTCCTGAAGTACCCGTTCATACTGACGGCGGCCACCAAGTCGCTCGGCCTCTACTACGAGAACCGTATCCGCATGTACTCGGAACGGCGCGTGTCTCTCCTCCACGCGGTAGTAGGGGCCGCACCTCCCATGCCCTTCTTGAGGCTGAAAGTACGACGCTCGCACATCATAGATGACGCGCTTGTTgag TTAGAGATGATAGCAATGGAACGAGCGTTGGATCTCAAAAAGCAGCTGGTGGTGGAGTTCGAGGGCGAGCAGGGCGTGGACGAGGGCGGAGTCAGCAAGGAGTTCTTCCAACTGGTCGTGGAACAGATCTTCAACCCCGACTACGGCATGTTCACACACAGGCAGGACTCGCATACTGTCTG GTTCAACCCTACGTCGTTCGAGACGGAGGCCCAGTTCACGTTAATCGGTATCGTGCTGGGGCTagccatatataataatataatattagcgGTCAACTTCCCCATGGTGGTGTACAGGAAACTCATGGGAAAGAAAGGTTCCTTCGAAGATCTCGCTGATTGGAATTCT ACTTTATACAACGGTTTAAAAGACATGCTGGACTACACCGGAAGTGATTTAGAGGAGGTATACTACCAGACGTTCAGGATATGCTACACCGATGTGTTCGGCAACAATATATTCCATGATCTCAAAGAAAACGGCGACAATATTTTCGTCACGCAGGACAATAAACAG GAATTTGTGGATCTGTACTCGGATTTCCTCCTCAACAAGTCCGTGGAGAGCCAGTTCCGCGCGTTCCGTCGCGGGTTCGTGATGGTGACGGACGAGAGTCAGCTCGGAGCGCTCTTCAGGCCCGAGGAGGTGGAGACGCTCGTCTGCGGCAGTAAG AACTTCGATTTCAACGAGCTGGAGAAGTCTACGGAGTACGACGGCGGTTATACGGCTGAGTCACAGATCATCAAAGACTTCTGGAGCATCGTGCACGGTCTGACGCTCGAGGACAAGCGCAAGCTGCTGCAGTTCACGACCGGCTCGGACAGGGTGCCCGTGGGCGGACTGAGCCACCTGAAACTGGTCATCGCCAGAAACGGCCCCGACTCGGACCGCCTCCCCACCGCGCACACCTGCTTCAACGTGCTCCTGCTGCCCGAGTACAGCACGCGGCACAAGCTGCAGGACAGGCTCATGAAGGCCATCAGCTACTCCAAGGGCTTCGGCATGCTGTAA
- the LOC116766157 gene encoding ubiquitin-protein ligase E3A isoform X2, whose translation MNSKSETDEASRGSEASSSNNNPAPSNSKEQSEAGLCADTSSNTTDIMKRAAARQLIERYFYQLLDGCGNPNCDNQYCASSGEARNLTPNEAAAEAIKLFYKEARLCDTLPNKVPRTEASTCDTSASAPCSTSNTKDKNNRDKKGDPSCSSSPNDNKTDKPETSHNISREEYKNLSHNNGAPLTEDRIYELCDECLQTKKPQALIRALGEAFTQPAILSRCFQKKVSKCDVSEGKKKLDKELKAMCSSSDPDKDVDCVTGPGLDVGSCQRAFQYLAKVPSEYYSSALVIALKTLAENMEIDLRITKKMSLDDVVTCFVIAFEVPDLRCSDYLEIALPALCHAAEHLPVKAQAKLARTWAQHCKDSLRHILETLQQLITLRVICTNYSRNFQVQDDETVTMATKLMKIVYFANMLAGVMEANTLREEPIVIASQLDPLGDALDHLYPLSSIKNSKQAQQDDPLAIELDVNVLDSRKPYLPFEEFYNEPLSDNIEMDIDLANCKTEIGRKFSFLKYPFILTAATKSLGLYYENRIRMYSERRVSLLHAVVGAAPPMPFLRLKVRRSHIIDDALVELEMIAMERALDLKKQLVVEFEGEQGVDEGGVSKEFFQLVVEQIFNPDYGMFTHRQDSHTVWFNPTSFETEAQFTLIGIVLGLAIYNNIILAVNFPMVVYRKLMGKKGSFEDLADWNSTLYNGLKDMLDYTGSDLEEVYYQTFRICYTDVFGNNIFHDLKENGDNIFVTQDNKQEFVDLYSDFLLNKSVESQFRAFRRGFVMVTDESQLGALFRPEEVETLVCGSKNFDFNELEKSTEYDGGYTAESQIIKDFWSIVHGLTLEDKRKLLQFTTGSDRVPVGGLSHLKLVIARNGPDSDRLPTAHTCFNVLLLPEYSTRHKLQDRLMKAISYSKGFGML comes from the exons atgaaCTCAAAAAGCGAAACTGACGAAGCTTCAAG GGGGAGCGAAGCATCATCGTCAAATAATAATCCAGCCCCAAGCAACTCAAAGGAACAATCCGAGGCGGGTTTATGCGCCGATACAAGTTCAAACACGACCGACATCATGAAGAGAGCCGCCGCAAGACAACTGATTGAGAGATATTTCTACCAGCTTCTAGACGGCTGCGGTAACCCTAATTGTGACAACCAGTACTGTGCTTCAAGTGGAGAG GCAAGAAACTTGACCCCAAATGAGGCTGCAGCAGAagcaataaaactattttacaaGGAGGCTCGCCTCTGTGACACTTTACCAAATAAAGTACCCAGAACTGAAGCCAGCACATGTGACACTAGTGCTAG cgCACCATGTTCAACGTCAAATACAAAGGACAAAAACAATAGGGATAAGAAAGGTGATCCATCATGTAGTTCTTCACCGAATGACAACAAGACGGACAAGCCTGAAACTAGTCATAATATATCTCGGGAGGAGTATAAAAATCTAAGTCATAATa ACGGGGCTCCGTTAACCGAGGATCGTATATATGAACTGTGTGACGAGTGTCTCCAGACTAAAAAACCTCAAGCGCTCATAAGAGCCCTCGGCGAAGCCTTCACCCAGCCGGCAATTTTATCCAGATGTTTTCAGAAAAAGGTCTCCAAATGTGATGTTAGCGAAGGGAAGAAAAAGTTag ATAAGGAATTGAAGGCGATGTGTTCTTCGAGTGACCCCGACAAGGATGTGGACTGTGTCACCGGCCCGGGGCTGGATGTGGGTTCATGTCAGAGAGCCTTTCAGTATCTTGCCAAA GTGCCATCAGAATATTATAGTTCTGCGTTAGTGATAGCGTTGAAGACGTTGGCTGAGAACATGGAAATAGATTTAcgaataacaaagaaaatgagTTTGGACGACGTGGTCACCTGCTTCGTGATAGCCTTCGAGGTTCCGGATCTCAGATGTAGCGATTATTTGGAGATTGCCCTGCCGGCTCTGTGCCACGCGGCCGAACATTTGCCAGTTAAAG cTCAAGCGAAACTAGCTCGTACCTGGGCCCAGCACTGTAAGGACAGTTTACGTCACATCTTGGAAACCTTGCAGCAGCTGATCACATTGAGGGTGATCTGTACCAACTACTCGAGGAATTTCCAGGTGCAGGACGACGAAACGGTTACCATGGCAACTAAACTGATGAAG aTAGTGTACTTCGCAAATATGTTAGCTGGAGTGATGGAAGCGAATACGTTAAGGGAGGAACCCATAGTGATCGCCAGTCAATTGGACCCGCTAGGAGACGCCTTAGATCATTTGTACCCCCTCTCATCGATCAAGAACTCCAAACAGGCGCAGCAAGATGACCCTCtag CTATTGAATTAGATGTAAACGTACTAGACTCTAGGAAACCATATTTGCCATTCGAAGAGTTTTATAACGAACCCCTTAGTGATAACATAGAAATGGATATAGATCTAGCTAATTGTAAAACTGAAATAG GTAGAAAGTTCTCGTTCCTGAAGTACCCGTTCATACTGACGGCGGCCACCAAGTCGCTCGGCCTCTACTACGAGAACCGTATCCGCATGTACTCGGAACGGCGCGTGTCTCTCCTCCACGCGGTAGTAGGGGCCGCACCTCCCATGCCCTTCTTGAGGCTGAAAGTACGACGCTCGCACATCATAGATGACGCGCTTGTTgag TTAGAGATGATAGCAATGGAACGAGCGTTGGATCTCAAAAAGCAGCTGGTGGTGGAGTTCGAGGGCGAGCAGGGCGTGGACGAGGGCGGAGTCAGCAAGGAGTTCTTCCAACTGGTCGTGGAACAGATCTTCAACCCCGACTACGGCATGTTCACACACAGGCAGGACTCGCATACTGTCTG GTTCAACCCTACGTCGTTCGAGACGGAGGCCCAGTTCACGTTAATCGGTATCGTGCTGGGGCTagccatatataataatataatattagcgGTCAACTTCCCCATGGTGGTGTACAGGAAACTCATGGGAAAGAAAGGTTCCTTCGAAGATCTCGCTGATTGGAATTCT ACTTTATACAACGGTTTAAAAGACATGCTGGACTACACCGGAAGTGATTTAGAGGAGGTATACTACCAGACGTTCAGGATATGCTACACCGATGTGTTCGGCAACAATATATTCCATGATCTCAAAGAAAACGGCGACAATATTTTCGTCACGCAGGACAATAAACAG GAATTTGTGGATCTGTACTCGGATTTCCTCCTCAACAAGTCCGTGGAGAGCCAGTTCCGCGCGTTCCGTCGCGGGTTCGTGATGGTGACGGACGAGAGTCAGCTCGGAGCGCTCTTCAGGCCCGAGGAGGTGGAGACGCTCGTCTGCGGCAGTAAG AACTTCGATTTCAACGAGCTGGAGAAGTCTACGGAGTACGACGGCGGTTATACGGCTGAGTCACAGATCATCAAAGACTTCTGGAGCATCGTGCACGGTCTGACGCTCGAGGACAAGCGCAAGCTGCTGCAGTTCACGACCGGCTCGGACAGGGTGCCCGTGGGCGGACTGAGCCACCTGAAACTGGTCATCGCCAGAAACGGCCCCGACTCGGACCGCCTCCCCACCGCGCACACCTGCTTCAACGTGCTCCTGCTGCCCGAGTACAGCACGCGGCACAAGCTGCAGGACAGGCTCATGAAGGCCATCAGCTACTCCAAGGGCTTCGGCATGCTGTAA